Genomic window (Pieris rapae chromosome 12, ilPieRapa1.1, whole genome shotgun sequence):
ataaataattaaattgacgTATAtggcatattaaataatattaaaacataataataataatagctataATATCATTAGCCCACTAATGTATGTGTATAGTCATGAGGTAGAGCACTAAAAACTTCATTACTGAGATCCTTGTAAGTCTTTTCCATTATTTCATGGACCCTTTCCGTTAAAGTTGACACATCATCCATCGTCATTCCTTTCGTTGATATGGGTTCAAGGCATTGAATAACAACGTgacctgaaatttaaaaaaggcgtAAGAACAAATATATTAGACAGCCAATTTGTCAACAAATTAGTAAACTACTGATGTGTGGACCATGTCCCatgacattatattttttggtgCATACtaacttgaaaaaaatacttttcggTGATGCAACCTCCGATGTTTACTACCTAGATACGATGCTACGagcaaatcattaaaattaatataagatgGTGTAGTAGTTTTGACCTGATCATCAAATTAATCTtacctttattaaatatatatttatttttatttatgaagtaGTATGGAGAAAATACAACAGGTATGACAGGTTTTTGTGAAGCGATGGCCATAGCAAATGCACCCTTTTTAAAGGGTAAAAGTTTCGTGTAATCTTTGTTCCGGGTTCCTTCTGGGAACAgccatatttttatctaaaacagAAAGCGTTATTAtggaaatatatatcttatacgGTAAATATTcgttagaataaaaaaaatagtacataaataaataaaataaaatctcatTTTTAACCTCCAACATAAAAAGAGAAGAAGATTAGCTTGATATGtaaacaaattcttaaaaaagaaaaacatcttcaaaattctataaaataccTTCTTGTTCATTGCTTCTGCTGTAACTTCTAATTGTTTATATGCCTCCTTTGTATTTTTCCTGTCTATAAATACAACACCTCCGAGGTAAGCTGCCAAACCAAATGGCCATACGTAgaagatttctttttttgcgATGGCCGTTAATTTATCTACTATATGCCAGATGTTAAAAAGGCCTgcaattagtaaataaatatactacattaaaCGCTGGGAAACACACGCATGACATTGTTTAACCCAAGCCGCACACATTAGGACACATATGACATTCATTGTGAAGATGTTTTAACAACATAtatttggttaaaaaaaataattcgcaTCCCCGAGAAATGTTTTTTGCAGTGCTACGAAGTTAACACCTTATTTATCTATACCAGACACCTAGAattcactttaaattaaacaccTAAGAGAATAATCCTATGAAATGTGAAGTCATGATAATtgctaatatattttgttctcGATGAGATGGAGGAACGTAACAAAGGTAAACCAACCTAATATGTCTAGGGATGATTGATGGTTCGAGACAATGATGGCTCCTCGATCTTCTGATAAAATATCTTCTCTCCGTAGTTCCCACTTCAGGCCATACacctttgttatatttttaagaaggcCAGCTCCAAATCTgtaattatatagaataaacttaattttatatttacgaaTAAGTTTGTAGtcaattgaataatatttctaataagaTTTTAAGTAGTTTGTTTACACGGTAGCCTGTAAACTTGGCGCTCGTGCTGAACGCGCTAAGTCGAGACTTAGCGCAAATATGTCTCTCATATGTAGAAAACAAACGGGTTTGCACGTTTTGACTGTAAATCTTACTCTTAGAGGGTTGTATGGTAAATATACAGTGTTCTATATAGTTtgggattttttatataatttacacgaAACACTtaagctaaataaaaaaataaaaggtgtgtgtatttattacattgatttttttaaacactgcttttcaaatcaaatagttgatgattattgttttgtaacatgattacatttaaataaccatttttataaatgtataaataattgttgttaaattaaattaaaagcttagcatttatttaaaaagtatcgaatcgtatttatataaattaacaccCGTCTAGttttgtagtttattgtaatataatatttattagtataataaaaaaaatcatgtacaAAGACAATAAAGTTATATCAGAGGAAAGcggttttacttaaatttaaagatttaaaaggcgattttactttgaaaatgtgaataaacataattattccaaaagttttataattcgtttattaaagaaaaatagaaggatataaaaatatgtttttattttaatcttggctggataataattaaatacgaaGTCGGTGAACTATCTGAGCAGTTTgctgttttttaaatcaaaaattgaCCAAGATAAAATGATTCTGACGAAATACTGATAAGCGCCTAACCTAGTACTTGATATATCTAAAAAAGATGAActtgtttagtattttaaaatatgatgttGATTTAGATTGTGATAAaagttattgaaataatattaaatttttacttaactGGAAATGTGTTGTAGTTGTGTTCGggttttatgatttaaaaatttattaactaaaccttataataattattttcacagACGCTTGTCACAATAGGACATTCCTGCGTTGACATCGACCAGACTATTCGGAGATGTAAGAAAAGAAgacaaacttaataaaaaaaatgagataAATTTGAGTTTACGTAATCTAAATGGGTGTGTCATACACACCCATTAAGATTACcaatatattaacaatgtgTGTGaacgattaaaatattatatgaaattggcTCTCGTAAACACATGTAAAATTACGTTATATActttaacaatacataaatttaaataaattcaaaagtcATTACTTCATTTGATCAAAGGTTTTTTCAAACTTACTTtgcatttttaacattttttggaTCCAGAAGAAAGTATGGCCAAATAAAAGCAGCCAAAACACTTCCGGcgaagtaaaatataaaaaacttaaaatgaaattgaattttgttCGGCTCACTTTGCACTATtttcttagttaaataaataaagacaacaaaaattaaaacccacaGACTATACCACATCTTTTATCGGAAGAGAACacgttaaataaatgtaacttatttAATCATCTATCAATGACACGGTGACTTCAGTTCCTCCTTAAACTCTACTGACCGTAAGTATTGAGTCTATTATCTATctcttgttattattaaacagcGATCCGCAATCATATCATTGAATCGATTAAAATATAGGCCTATTAACTTAAATAGAGAAACATGGTAAAAACCCGGCATGCCTTAAATCCAACATATCGATGGGATGTGGCAGGCacaaaggctgatcacctagtCGCCCActagaaaaaagaaaacaaattatcacgaaacatatacggaaatctgaggccctgaCTTTGAAAGGTTGTATCGCTACTCGATCGTTACATACTTATTATTGAAACTATGTCTATATCTCACAATAGACTTTACATTTGTACGTACTACAATTACAAACatgtaatcatttttaatacttaatcgTTTTTGAAGTGCagacaaattatataacaatgcatttctaaaattttattcaatctCAAAGTACTGCACAGAGTTGGATATAGTCCAAATCTGAATTTTTAATCCTCGTTTGgaacattgtaaatatattatattatttcagtaataaaaaatcttgccGCAGCTGCATTGTCACAATGCTAAGCTGCTTTCAATCTGTATTATGGTATGGGTATACTATAATTGGGTGTATAATTCTGAATTAACCTGCAGCTTAAACCGTGAATtgcaagtaataaatataacaacgccaattttatagttatttttaacccCAAATAAGAGAACTAATGGTCGTACAAGTTTTGCGGTTAGACCTAAGGAGGCGCTACGAGCTCGGCTTAAACTATCTCGGTTGAGGATGGCTGAAACTGATGAAAGCACATAAAAGCTATTCAGCCTTGGCGATGTAAGTTGGGCGTATaagctaataatatttattataaaattaatattttttaataacgtaaTAAGTTGtgataagtttaataatgtatgaaatCGATAGATTCGTGTGCGCATGTTAcagatatatataactttgaaTGCAGTAAGATATAAGAAACTATTCTTGCTTTTATATGAATGTACGGAACCACCCATATTGATAACAAATAGCTATTCGCTTCTCTAGGCTATGTAAGCTCTGTGTAGATAAATTGTTATAGTAATATTTGACGATAAAgaccaataaatattttttgttatctaGGTATGATAATATCAGCGAGTAATTTCGTATCCTTGTACGATAATATACTAAGAAATATAGACGTTTTATGCCATACTTTCTGTGTTATAAGATAGTAAGAGAAGCGTGGCTATTctttatataggtaatataataataataatatatttattttatttctcacaaaaacatatacaataattgttattcttcTTTGGAGCAACTGCTATTGCttaagtgagactgatgcctgttaaaggttgtgcacctgtgttacaggtcatcaggcctccaccacttcggatcgacaaaatgattatatgtaaagaatagacaattatattaattgaattaaaataggtGATCTGACTTTGATTATGCACCGACATATTTTGATGGAAACTTATGATAGTGTTTACCTACTGCATACGTTTCTATAGTGATAAAAAGAAAGTCGAATGAGAACCGCAATTTCCTAGTTGTAAATTGACTATTCCGTTCTATTATATCACTAGAAGTGAGGACGCCCACCAGAAATCTGGGATATGATATAAAAGAAAGGAAAAGAGTGCCAAAGAAGACAGTTGGAACAATTTAAGGAGGCCTTCACGCTGATGGGGGaagtgtattaatattaaatataataccaaAAACATGATGTAATTATTGTActcttattatatgtattactcGAATacaggctatttttatttaattattataacacgacagattatacaatatttcgtGTTCAACtgagaattaaaaatttgcatTTGAAATAGAATGGGGAAGTAAGAAGAATTAATAGATAAGCCACTGTAGGCACGTATCAGTGTCACggtgattttattatatccgTATGATAAGAATGACTATTGTCATAATTTACGTCATAAAATGAACAtactaattaagtttaaattgtgATTCAAGGCtcattatattagttattttttaaatactttttgttactatatatatcttattgtTGGAtcgttgtttatatttattccgGCCTTgacgatttcaaatataaactattttaatttggttcaaaattaacaattacgggaaagaagaaaatatgtttaaagaaatagaCAAAAGAGCAGTTTTACTATCCCTGAAATATACATTGGTAAgtggtaacactgaaaatgctTAGAACTGGTCAGTTAGAAACAtagctaatgaaaactttttcgaATTTCAAtgttagaactctttggtaacctaaggTAGTATAtggcattcatttgtcatttgtttttatgaacTGCGGAAAACTCTTGTTATGATTGATTATGTCTTTCGTTGTGGTCTTACTCTAACAAAGCTATGTTAGGCTGCGATTAGCACTTATTAGTGTAGCCCCATATTGTgtcattatttacaattccTTTAACGAGTTTAAGCGTGGACGTAGTAATGTCAATGATGATCCTTTTACAGCGACTACTGAAGAAAAAATCAGTGCTGTGCCGACGCATAATAGATGAAGATAAGAGCATAACTTTTTAGCGATACGGGTAAGCCTAGACATAGTATTTAGTCGTCCGAAAGCGACAGACACTGGGCGACACTGGGCGACACTGGGCGACACTGGGCCACACTGGGCGACACTGGGCGACACTCGGCAACTCTCGGCAACTCTCGGCAACTCTCGGCAACACTCGGAAACACTCGGAAACACTCGGAAACACTCGGCAACTCTCGGCGACTCTCGGCGACGCTCGGCGACTCTCGGCGACTCTCGGTGACACTCGGCGACACTCGGCGACTCTCGGCAACTCTCGGCAACTCTCGGCAACTCTCGGCAACACTCGGCAACACTCGGAAATACTCGGAAACACTCGGAAACACTCGGAAACACTCGGCAACTCTCGGAAACACTCGGCAACTCTCGGCAATTCTCGGCAACACTCGGAAACACTCGGCAACTCTCGGCAACTCTCGGCAACTCTCATCAACTCAAATCAACTCAAATCAACTATGAACTCAACTCAACAGTGAACTGAGctgaacttttttttgttaaacaataaaataaaattgtat
Coding sequences:
- the LOC110993739 gene encoding 1-acyl-sn-glycerol-3-phosphate acyltransferase beta isoform X1 yields the protein MWYSLWVLIFVVFIYLTKKIVQSEPNKIQFHFKFFIFYFAGSVLAAFIWPYFLLDPKNVKNAKFGAGLLKNITKVYGLKWELRREDILSEDRGAIIVSNHQSSLDILGLFNIWHIVDKLTAIAKKEIFYVWPFGLAAYLGGVVFIDRKNTKEAYKQLEVTAEAMNKKIKIWLFPEGTRNKDYTKLLPFKKGAFAMAIASQKPVIPVVFSPYYFINKNKYIFNKGHVVIQCLEPISTKGMTMDDVSTLTERVHEIMEKTYKDLSNEVFSALPHDYTHTLVG
- the LOC110993739 gene encoding 1-acyl-sn-glycerol-3-phosphate acyltransferase beta isoform X2; the encoded protein is MWYSLFGAGLLKNITKVYGLKWELRREDILSEDRGAIIVSNHQSSLDILGLFNIWHIVDKLTAIAKKEIFYVWPFGLAAYLGGVVFIDRKNTKEAYKQLEVTAEAMNKKIKIWLFPEGTRNKDYTKLLPFKKGAFAMAIASQKPVIPVVFSPYYFINKNKYIFNKGHVVIQCLEPISTKGMTMDDVSTLTERVHEIMEKTYKDLSNEVFSALPHDYTHTLVG
- the LOC123689587 gene encoding keratin-associated protein 4-3-like; the protein is MRVAESCRELPSVSECCRELPRVAECFRELPSVSECFRVFPSISECCRVLPRVAESCRELPRVAECRRVSPRVAESRRASPRVAESCRVFPSVSECFRVLPRVAESCRELPSVAQCRPVWPSVAQCRPVSPSVCRFRTTKYYV